The region tccagcGCCCATTCCCGCCGTAGCCGTGAGTTGCAGATCGCCAGGCTCTAGAAAATCTCCAGTACCCATCGCCACGATGTTGGAGGATCCGTTGCCTGCACTGCTAAACTGTTGCTGGTGGAAATGTTGCTGGTTGGATGCTCGCGCTGCCTCCGACAATTCGTGCAAACCAGGGGGTGCGTTGAGCTGCTGCAACTGATGCTGCAGCTGTTGCTTCATGATCTTTTGGCGCATCTGATTTGGGCCAGATTGGGAAGGGGCTACGGCTGCTTGGTTAGCGTTCGCAGCCGCTGCCATTTCCGTGGGCGAAATGTTCGGGTAGCGGAAGAGCAGCTCGACCACTCGGGTGTGTCCACCCTTCGAGGCCTCGATCAGCATTGTGCTGTTGTCCTTCAGCTTGTGGAACGGGTCGGCGTTGTTCTTTAGCAGCAGCTCCACCACAGCTTGATGGCCCCCGGCACAGGCTAGCGACAGGGCAGTGTGATCATTACTGGTGGTCTGCTTATTGACATTGGCGCCCTTCTGGATGAGGAACTTCACAGTGCACAGGTGTCCGGCGCGACAGGCCTTCATCAGCGGCGTTCGGCCGCCCTCGGACTCGTGCTCCAGCTCAGCTCCGTAGGACAGAAGCACACCGGCCGCATCCGTGTGTCCGTTCTCGCAAGCGTGCGTCAGAGCAGTATCGCCGGTCTGCGTCTCTGCATGGACATTGGCCTTGTTCTTCAGCAGGAAGCGCACCAAGTCAGTGTGTCCCTCCTGCGAGGCCTCCATGAGAGGTGTGGAAGCTCCCAGCTCCAGGTTGGCGCCCTCCTTTATCAGGAAGGCGGCCACCTCGCTGAAGCCACCGCAGCACGCCAGCGTAAGGGCTGTCTCCTGGGTCTCTTCGGTCGTGGCATTGATGTTTGCACCCTTGCTGAGCAGCAGGGCTACCATCTCCTCGTGACCTTCCCGAGCGGCCTCCATGAGCGGAGTGTAACCCTCGTCGTTGACCTCCTCAATGTTGGCTCCTCGCTCAATCAGCAGGGTGGCCAACTCCACGTGACCACCGCAGGCGGCCAACGTAAGAGGCGACTCAAACGAATCCGTGGGCATGTTAACCTGGGCACCGGAGTCGAGCAGGAGACGGGCCACCTCTACATGGCCGTCCATGGAAGCCTCCATCAGGGCAGTATGCATTTCGTCGGTCTTGTGCTCCTGATCGGCACCCGCCTGCAGCAGGAACCTCACCATGTCCAGGTGACCCTTGTAGCAGGCAAGTGTGAGGGCGCTCTCCTTGAACTCGTTCGAGTGGGTGTTGATGCCGGCTCCATGCTCGAGCAGCACCTAAATGGTGACAAGGATAACCGATTAGCAATTAGCAAGGCAATTATTTTGATGTTGGTAAACCATTTCTGCCGAATGCATCAGATAAGATCAAACTAAATCACAGAGCTGGCATCTTGCCCAGACCAATCAGTAACTCGATTCAGGTCGTGGGTGTGCCACCACTCTCAAATCTCGGATTATAATCATTTGGATTACGTACAGTAAACAGTATTGTATGCATCTACACCTTTCGAGGTCAGAAGGAGTACACTTACCTTGGCTACTTCCACATGGCCAGCGGAGGCGGCCTCCATCAGGGGCGTGTGTCCATTCTCGTTCTGCTCCTCGACGTTGGCGCCGTGCTTGAGCAGCACCTTTACCACGTCCACCTGACCGCCAGCACAGGCAAACATGAGCGGGGTGTTGCCGGTGGCACAGTGGGCGTTCACATCGGCGTTATGGTTGAGCAGCAGTTTGACGATGTCCAGGTGACCCGCGGAGGCGGCTTCCATCAGCGGCGTCGAGTCCTTCTGCCCCTTGTCCTCCACCTGGGCGGCAGACATGGCCAGCAGAACCTGTGGCGGTTAGAGATTAAGTATTTGGTAAGGTGTACGCACTTAATTTGCCCACGTAATGCCCTATTTATTGGTCTTTTTCGACTCTTTCAGGATTGTTTGTCTGCTGCTAAGTATTTATCGATAGGCAACAGCTGAGAGGGCAAGCGTATGGGCACGGTGTTGCCACACCGGCAAAAGGGCACGTGAATTAGGAAGGtcgttaaatttaaaaatatggtaagatttttaaaggtaaaactttaaaaaagaatatctAAATCTTGTTTTAATATgtgttattattaattattaatttgaagtaaaaatataaaataatatccaATCCGCCAAAACTTAAGACTCAAATAGTAAACCTTAAATTCGGGGCCAAACCACATTATAAAGATGTCACTGGTGACATACCTGAGCCAGCTCGTAGTAGCCCGCAGAGCAGGCCATGGAGAGCAGGGATTCGCCATCATCCGTGGAGGCAGCGGCATCGTTGAGGTTCACGTTGCCCTTGCAGAGCAGCCGCTTCACCGTGTTGACATCGTTATCCGTGCAGGCGGCCACGAGGGATCGGGAGAAGCCACTGCTGCAGCATTAGGAAATAGATTATCAGCTTATACAGAAGACCTTGGCGGATCACGAGGTCAATACTAACTTCTTATCGCGGGGACTGTTGGCACAGCGCATCTTGGTCAGCGCCTGCTTGGTCTCGTCGATGGCGTGGGTGGCATGGCGCAGGACAGGAGCCTTCTCGTTGGCCGCGGCCTCGAGCAGGGCGGTGAGATTGCTGGAGCGCTTGTTGTTGGCGTCCATGAGGAAGGAACTCACTTCGGGCGCGTCCTCTTCCTCGTCCTCATCGTCGATCTCCTCGTCGTCCGCATCGTTGTCCTGCAGCACATCTGGTGAAGGGATAGTCATGGCTTTACTATCATATTACCGGGTTAAAAAACTTGTTCGACTTACCTATCTCCTCttcgtcctcctcgtcgtcgccTTCGGACTCATCAGAGTCCTCGGACTCCTCCTCCGTTTCGTCCTCATCCTCGCGCACCTCGCCCTCATGCGGGCAGCTATCCGGATCCGATTCGGGAATATCGTCCTgcaacacaataaacatttcgATTCGTTAGACTCTTACAGTTGTCAACTCAAACTAAGTGTTTTCTACCAACAAACTCAAATCTTTTACTTGGGGGTGAGTAGTAAAAAGTTTCCTACTAATAATATACGACTATATTAAGCTGGAAGTTACAAATTAGAGAAGCTATTTAATAGTTGATCAGAAGAGCACATTCTTGTTGTCTAAGGCCAGCAACAAAGTGGTGGAGTTAGGTGTGTTTAATGATGTGTGCGAGGAGGAAGCGCAGTAGTTTTGGGTTAAGAATCGATCAATTATTTGTCAAAAATTAATGGTTTAGTAGAACTGGTGGGCCTGAAGCTTTAGGTACTTTCGATTGCCTTCGGTTAATGTGGGATtatgttttggtttttaattggttttttgaAAAGCGGATTGGGGAATCGGGTTTATAACGCGAAACAGAAACTTACCAGGAGATCTGGCCTTAAACACAAGAATGCCAATAGGATCTACAAATAAAGAGAAACGAAAGAAACGtgtacataaataataaaaattaacgcaAGCGGAGAGTAGAGATTTCGGGTTTGGGGGCAAGTTGAACTGGAGGGTTGATACTGGAGGGTCTTTGGCCGATTTACATGGACGAGGGAGTGCAGCAGAAAGTCCACGCTGGATCGGAAACTTCGTATCATCGCTTTCGTCAGGCTTTGGAAAAGCGTGCGAATATGTGGCCGGTCGACCATCACTCCCCTCTTCTTCGGTGCTTCTCTGATGCgttgaaacaaaaatttaagccaatctactttattttttgatgtAATTTAACATTTACGAGTCTCAAATGTGACAAGAGCTGCATGGctagccaaaaaaaaatataataaattttgaataattccAGCAAATAAATGACGTTTAAACGGCGTTGCCAGTGCGGCCCAAAAGTGTAATTATCGATAACAGAAGAGGAGGCACAGAAGAAGGAGTAGAAGGAGGTAGAGAGTGAAAACCAGCAAAAACACGACCAGCTAATGCATGATTTCCTCTAGCAAGAATATCACCTTGCGCCAAAAGATCCCAGCGAACCCCCACGGTTGACTCTGATTATAAGCCTATAAACCACCAAATAGTTTTCCTTGGGAATTCAAAGAGCCGCATGAGTCAGAGAGTGCAGTTCGCACATCGATTTAAATACGGCACGCACACACTCTCGCCGCCCCGAAAGGTCTGCacatgtgtgcgtgtgcgctTGTGTGTTTACGCCCACGCCTTaaattattgaaccaaaaagaaaatgccaaaaagaTTGCCGAAATACATTTGCAACACGAGGCCAAGTGCTGTCTGCTTAACCTTTGATGAATGAACAGAAGCAGCATACAGAGGAACATGACCAagcggaggagcagcagaGGCGGAGAAACGGCAGTAGAAAGAGAAGCCAAGAGAACCTACAACAAAAATTCAGCATGAACGAGTTCAACAGCAGCCGTTCGTTTGTCTCGTTGCTGCGCATTGGTATGCGTGTTGCCCTGTGCAGATGTGTGTGCGTTGGTAAATTTgtgaaaaagaaaatcaacCGTAAAATGTTTGCACGCCACAGCAAAGTATAATCAGCAAATTGTCTCTCTGCTGaccgaaaaaaaaagaacaataaTAAGTTCGCCAGAGTTCATTACACTCGAAAGTgcgttattattattatggctcttatttattattgttattttcaagtGTTTCCCCATACGTTTCACtgctgcaacaacaaaaacagcagcTAGAAAGAAGCagaggcggcagcagcagcagcggcggagTTGCCAGACTGCCAACCGACATCTTTGTCACGCTGTTCAAAAGAGAATTCGCGAAAgtagccaaaaaaaaagaggaaaattaTGTACATGTGTAAGCAGCGAGGAAATTAAACTACTGATTTGCGTGGGAGAGACGGGGTCAATTACAAGATGCCGTCGATGCAATGACctttgattttaattgggCGGCAGCGGCATACtacttttccacttttcagTTTCGCATTTAGCATGCCCATTTCCATTTGGCAAATGCGCTAGTGTGCTAGACAAAGAAAAAGGTATTTCTACGCATACAAGCGAAGAAGCAGCGAGCAGGCGAACAGCTGATAAATCATTCACCCACACAGCCAAGCGAAAAGGGCTTGCACACACCCGCACCGGAAGGTGAGGAGAAATGAGAGGGTCGAAACTCTcgctgcaacaacaaaagcgtGTGCTCGCACATATGTGTGTGTGAAATGTGAGCGATCACCTCCACTCGAGGTATTTCCCCACGTAAAAACCGAAGACCGAATTCCCACCTGAGATACTGCGAATCTTTCAACTGTGAGATATAAACACTCGAACTAGCTGCTATGATAACAGACTGGGCCGCTTTGATAAACTATATGAGTCGAGTGATAAGGCGCCGCTTTCGCCTAATCGTaggaattttatttgaaaatggGTAGtactttagtttttatttgggatttcAGAACCAACTAATAGTAAGACCTGTTAGGAGGAAGACTACAGACTCTTCTAGACGAAAACAAGTAGTTTTTTAAGGCTTTGATATGATAGCATATCATTCTAGGTATTTTCTTGGAATTGGAGTTTTTAGTTCTTTCATAAACTCTGTTTCAGTCAAATAACCCATACTTAACATACTCCCTCGACCTTATCAGCACTACACGTATAGATGAGATTATAAACTACACGTTTTCCCTAGCCAAGGGGGAAAAACTAGTTCCACTTCTAGAGACTTCGAGTAAGCTTCCACACGAAAGCCGTGCAGGACCACTTCTCAACGACTTTTTCAGAAATACCacgtatatatttttcagagTTTGATGATGAACTGCCACCTGGTTTTGCATGGCATGGGGAAGACCTTCTGGCGCACTCACCTCTGAGACAGACTCCTCCTCCGACTCGGACAGGTCTGTGGTGACGGGCTGGTGATAGAACTCCGTGTCGGTGTCCGTGTCCGGCGTGATGATGTTCTGCAGCGCCGAGATGGCATTCACGAGGTTCGCCGACGAGGACAGCGAGGAGGCGGTTGATGACATGGACGAGGTGGCGGAGCGATTGGAGGCGGAGGCCGAGGCGGCGGCAGCCGCTTCCTTAAGCTTCTGCTTGAGCACGGCGGCGGCATTGGCCACATCCACGGCGGGATTGATGGCCATtctggcggcggcggcggcggctgctgcagctcctcctcctcctcctccggagCCAGATGATCCGCCCGCTCCACCCGATGATCCACCGGTAGCAGCGCCAGCGTTGCTATCggcggcagctgcggcggcgcCCATCAGCAGAGTGGTTGCGGCGAATTTCAAATGCGCCGAATCCTTGCTGGTCAAGTTGGGGGCATTACCGGAGGcggactgctgctgctgctgctgcagttgttgttgctgttgttgcaagGCCACCTGTCGCTTCAGGGCGGCCACTGCTGCTCGGGTCTTCTTCGAGgacgaggagctggaggagctaCTACTGGGGGCAGGAGcagatgcggatgcggacGCAGTTGCTGTAGCAGGCGCGGGAGCAGGCAGTGCTGGGCTGGGCGCCGAGGCCACGGCGGCACGGAACTTGGCGGCGCTCACTGCTCCAGTGGTGGTCGCCGGACCACCGGCTATGACCGTGGTGcctccgctgccgctgccgctgctgctgccactcgtcgttgttgtggtggtggctgctgttgctgagtcgctgctgctgctgctaccgCTGGCGGCCGTGGGcgttgtgggcgtggccgaggCCTGACTGCTACTGGTTCCAGACATCTTGGCagtgttattgttggtgttgttaACTTTCAATCGGCTATTGCTGGTTAGTAGTGGTGCTGCTGGCGCAGTGGTTGATCCCGATGACTCCGTCGCAGTGGTCGTCGTCAGTGGCTCATTCTTGGCCGACAGGATCTTCCGCCCGCTGGTCTTCAGACTATTGTTGGCCAGTAGAGCGGCGGCTATCGAATGTCTGGCGGCAGCGATACGTGGTAGATTGTGATTCAGCTGTCTGTTGGGCTTCTGTTGATTGGCGTTGGCGTTGGcgctggtgttgttgttgttgctgctgatgttgctgttgttgttttgggAGCCTGAGCCCGAGGAGCCTGCGTTGTTCTTGCTGCTGGCCTTCGGCTGGTTGGTTGTGGTTGTAGTTGTGgttttttggttaaaataCGCTGTGGAGCGCACATTCAAGTCATCGCATTCATGGTTTTTCGCATCATTATTCATTTTACTCTCTCGCTGGAGGTTGTGTTATTTGGGGTTTCTTCTGGATTTACTTTCAATTCGCGCGTCCTTTGGGGATGGTTGGGAAGGGGAGCAAAAGATTATAGATTTTTTCTACTTTTCAATTGAGTAAACACAAACTAGTCCCAGGGTAATGTCACTTCGAGTGAATTTAACACATTTGTTGATGTGTTTTTCAAGGGGGCCGGGGTGCAGGGGCACAAAAACACATCAACAAATAGAGGTTCTTCGGctatattgatttttatatagATATTGTTAGGAGGATTGCTTTCTTATATATGCGATGGGCAAAGAaactaacacacacacacaggcacctcgcacacacacacacacacacagccacgCAGAGACACAGTGAGCCCGCGGAGTGGCAACGCTGCGCATTCTTTCACTTTGCCTTCGCACACTCGTTCGTACATCGTTCGTTCGCACTTAATTCtcccattccattccatttccCCTGCCCACTGATTCACATTTTTACACCGAAAACGGTTCAGGTGCGAAcggaaacaaaaaacacactaAATCGCACAGATTCGCCCGCTTCGATTTGCCAATTTCTTGGTAATTCGCCGATGCCAGGCGAATCGATGCGCAATTAGGACTTGGGCAACGTGCTTCACTATTTATATAATCGCGGTGGGGGGACGCCGCCGAAGGGCAGATCGAAGCCTGCACTCTGCTGGTTTAATAACCATCGAGCCCATGCAATTGCAgtactttatttataaaacttttCGCAGCAGTTTCGACTTCGCCCGAGGGAACGAAGAAAAAATCACTTTTCGACTTTGGCGTATGCGTTTCTCGCTTGGTCGCTAGCCTCGTCCCGCTCGCGCACACGCGATGCCCCGACGCGGCCGTCGCACCgctgctgccgtcccgctcgcACGCGCAGACGAAGGCAGAAAATAGCAGGAGGGACTGAGGGAAAATTTTTTGCCACTATTCCGCTGGCGATTTTCCGCATTTAACTGGCCCTTCCAGGCCGCCAAACAGGCCCAACGCGAGCCCCACTCGGTGGTCCACGGCTTGGCGACAGTTGCGCGAATTACCGTTCACAATTCGTGGCAAATTAATCACTTTTCAGCAGTGCCAAATTCTCCGTCTTCGTCGGATTTTTCGGATCgccatattatattattccCGGATGTGAGGAAAAGGTGGGACCGTGGCGGCGATGAATCGTGACTTGCGTGCGTGACTTCGGCGTGACTTTCGTGACCGAACGGTCACACTGCCCCTCTTCGGGGGAAATCTTGCATCTCTCTGTTTAGATTTTAACAGCGCTGTTAAGAGACTTACGTTTGCTTACGACAGAAAAGGTGGGACCGCGGCTATGATGTCGATGAGTAGTGAGTAGTGTGTGATTTTGATTCGTGACTCAACAGCGCTGTTAAGATGCATGGAAATCGAACAGCGGCAGAGGCGCCGGCGCATCTTAACAGCGCTGTTAGTTAGTTAGCCGAGACAAACTCCATTCCTGGTATATACCTCTTTGGCCACCCCTGGTGCGCTGCATCGATCTGGCCACCCCGCAACTTTTTTCCAAACTAACAACACGACGTGTCATTTGCCGGATTTGATTCATTTGATTCTCGCAGGGATTAAGCTCGCCAAAATGCACACGGTGCTGACCCGAGGAAACGCCACGGTGGCGTACACGCTGAGCGTCCTGGCCTGCCTCACCTTCAGCTGCTTCCTGTCCACCGTCTTCCTGAACTACCGGACGGAGGCTAACATCAACACGATCCGGGTGCTGGTGAAGAACGTGCCGGACTACGGGGCCTCCCGCGAGAAGCACGACCTGGGCTTCGTGACCTTCGACCTGCAGACGAACCTCACCGGCATCTTCAACTGGAACGTGAAGCAGCTGTTCCTCTACCTCACGGCCGAGTACCAGACGCCGTCGAACAAGCTCAACCAGGTGGTCCTCTGGGACAAGATCATTCTGCGCGGCGAGAACGCCGTGCTGGACTTCAAGAACATGAACACCAAGTACTACTTCTGGGACGACGGCAACGGCCTGAAGGACAACCGCAACGTCTCGCTCTACCTCTCGTGGAACATCATTCCCAACGCCGGGCTCCTGCCCTCCGTTCAGGCCACCGGGAAGCACATCTTTAAGTTCCCGGCCGACTACGCCACCTCGTCCATTTAGAGCTAGGAGTGCAAATTAAAGCCGGCTCCATTCGGGCGCCGTAGCATGTAGTGTCTAATAAAACCCCAAATAAAATCGCTGTGTAAGGATTTCGAAGGGAGTCTGGATGTCCCAGTGGGAAGGATTGATCTAGTTTATTGAT is a window of Drosophila biarmipes strain raj3 chromosome 3R, RU_DBia_V1.1, whole genome shotgun sequence DNA encoding:
- the LOC108026019 gene encoding signal peptidase complex subunit 3; this translates as MHTVLTRGNATVAYTLSVLACLTFSCFLSTVFLNYRTEANINTIRVLVKNVPDYGASREKHDLGFVTFDLQTNLTGIFNWNVKQLFLYLTAEYQTPSNKLNQVVLWDKIILRGENAVLDFKNMNTKYYFWDDGNGLKDNRNVSLYLSWNIIPNAGLLPSVQATGKHIFKFPADYATSSI